In Jeotgalibaca arthritidis, a single genomic region encodes these proteins:
- a CDS encoding sugar transferase, producing MSYKVIKRVLDLLLAFLAAVILSPLFLLLIIAIKIDTPGPILFKQKRVGINKTHFNILKFRTMRIDTPKDTPTHLLSNPDQFITKVGKFLRKTSLDELPQIFNILRGEMSIIGPRPALWNQYDLIEERDKYGANDVPVGLTGWAQINGRDELEIDVKARLDGEYAEKIGLLMDVRCFFGTIFSVLRSDGVVEGGTGVKAKSTQPSDGVNKTEKSKI from the coding sequence ATGTCTTATAAAGTAATAAAAAGAGTGCTTGATTTATTATTGGCTTTTTTAGCAGCAGTAATATTATCACCATTGTTTCTACTATTGATTATTGCAATTAAAATAGATACGCCAGGACCTATTTTGTTTAAGCAAAAAAGAGTAGGCATTAATAAAACGCACTTCAATATTTTGAAGTTTCGTACAATGAGAATTGATACACCAAAAGACACACCTACGCACTTATTATCGAATCCAGATCAATTCATTACCAAAGTCGGTAAATTTTTGAGAAAGACAAGTCTGGATGAACTTCCGCAAATCTTTAATATTCTTAGGGGAGAGATGTCCATTATTGGACCAAGACCTGCTTTATGGAATCAATATGACTTGATAGAAGAACGTGATAAATATGGTGCGAATGATGTGCCAGTAGGCCTTACTGGATGGGCGCAGATTAATGGTAGAGATGAACTTGAGATTGATGTGAAGGCAAGACTTGATGGAGAGTACGCTGAGAAGATTGGTCTTTTGATGGATGTCAGATGCTTCTTTGGTACGATTTTTAGTGTTCTTAGAAGTGATGGTGTTGTTGAAGGTGGGACTGGGGTTAAGGCGAAGTCTACTCAGCCATCAGATGGAGTAAATAAAACAGAGAAATCAAAAATCTGA
- a CDS encoding NAD-dependent epimerase/dehydratase family protein, protein MKNILITGKNSYIGTSLENWLIREPDKYKVDTIDMKDGSWKEKDFSSYDVVFHVAGIAHVSSDPKMEDLYYKVNRDLTIETAEKAKAEGVKQFIFMSSIIVYGDSSSSKRVIDRNTVPTPSNFYGNSKLQAEEGIRGLESDDFKIVVLRPPMIYGKGSKGNYPRLANMAKKIAVFPDIDNERSMLHIDNLCEFIKIMIDHEETGLYFPQNKEYVKTSELVKTIAEVHGKKIWMTRIFNPVLRLMFGVGIVNKVFGNLVYEKSMSDYDKANYRIRTFKESIELTEK, encoded by the coding sequence ATGAAGAATATATTAATCACTGGAAAGAACAGTTACATAGGTACATCTCTAGAGAATTGGCTCATTAGAGAACCTGATAAATATAAAGTCGATACGATTGATATGAAAGATGGGTCATGGAAAGAGAAGGACTTCAGCTCATATGATGTTGTGTTTCATGTGGCTGGGATTGCTCACGTTTCATCTGATCCAAAGATGGAAGACCTCTACTATAAAGTGAATAGAGACCTAACTATTGAAACTGCTGAGAAGGCCAAGGCAGAAGGTGTGAAGCAGTTCATTTTTATGAGCAGCATTATTGTCTATGGCGATAGCAGCAGTAGCAAGCGAGTCATTGACAGAAATACAGTTCCGACTCCAAGTAACTTCTATGGGAACAGTAAGCTACAGGCTGAGGAAGGTATTCGTGGACTTGAGAGTGATGACTTTAAGATAGTGGTTCTTAGACCACCTATGATTTATGGAAAAGGGTCCAAAGGGAACTATCCTAGACTTGCTAACATGGCTAAGAAGATAGCGGTATTTCCTGACATCGATAATGAGCGCAGTATGCTTCATATAGATAATCTTTGTGAGTTCATTAAAATCATGATTGACCATGAAGAGACGGGGCTTTACTTCCCACAGAACAAAGAATATGTGAAGACTAGTGAGTTGGTAAAGACTATTGCTGAAGTACATGGGAAGAAGATATGGATGACTAGAATTTTTAACCCAGTTTTGAGATTGATGTTTGGTGTTGGGATAGTGAATAAGGTATTCGGCAATTTGGTTTATGAGAAGTCCATGAGTGACTACGATAAGGCGAATTACCGAATAAGAACATTTAAAGAATCTATTGAGTTAACGGAGAAATAA
- a CDS encoding glycosyltransferase family 2 protein translates to MGEKNNKSNHLVSIIIPAYNCAEYIEECIESVLNQTYQNWEMLIVNDKSTDNTQFIVESYAKRDHRIKLFNQKKNAGAAAARNKALELSQGRFVAFLDSDDAWKPNKLERQLEFMLENKYGFTFTSYEIMSVKPLDKKKIFRVPEKINYNQYLRNTIIGNLTVIMDKELLGEIRVEVGYLEDVLTWMKYLRQGHIAYGLDENLAMYRVAENSVSSNKFKNAKRYFWCLREKQKLSLIKSIFCQIGYMFNATKKRLL, encoded by the coding sequence ATGGGGGAGAAGAACAATAAATCCAATCATTTAGTTTCTATAATTATTCCTGCTTACAATTGTGCAGAGTACATAGAGGAATGTATAGAAAGTGTTTTAAATCAGACATATCAGAACTGGGAAATGCTTATCGTTAATGATAAATCAACTGATAACACACAATTTATTGTAGAGTCTTATGCAAAGAGAGATCATAGAATCAAACTGTTTAACCAAAAAAAGAATGCAGGAGCTGCAGCTGCAAGAAATAAGGCGTTAGAATTATCGCAAGGTAGATTTGTTGCTTTTTTGGATTCTGATGATGCTTGGAAGCCAAACAAGTTAGAAAGACAGCTTGAATTTATGCTTGAGAACAAATATGGTTTTACTTTTACATCGTATGAAATTATGAGTGTTAAACCTTTAGATAAAAAGAAAATTTTTAGAGTGCCAGAGAAGATAAACTATAATCAGTATTTAAGGAATACAATTATTGGAAATCTAACAGTAATCATGGATAAAGAACTACTTGGTGAGATAAGAGTAGAAGTAGGATATTTAGAAGATGTATTGACTTGGATGAAATATTTAAGACAAGGCCATATTGCTTATGGTTTAGATGAGAACTTAGCAATGTATAGAGTCGCAGAAAATTCAGTGTCTAGTAATAAATTTAAGAATGCTAAGAGATATTTTTGGTGTTTAAGAGAAAAACAAAAGTTGTCATTAATAAAAAGTATATTTTGTCAGATAGGATATATGTTTAATGCTACCAAAAAAAGGTTGTTATAG
- a CDS encoding glycosyltransferase, with protein sequence MDVLFLGGVFDNTMEKEILKKSKGTVHYAANKLQWNLIEGLLAINNLNLEILSAPFIGTFPKEYEDIQYKGQKSIYKNVVESNYVGFNNTWGYRSVSRKNNLIKGIKSFAITKGDNKVIIVYSPHTPFLQAAVYAKKIDPTIHICLVVPDLPQFMNLNDKRTLIYDRLKKIDIDIFEKNSKFVDSFVLLTEPMKNMLNVGERPYVVVEGAVKIENNNNEEENDDFQSTDNMTVVYTGTLNKKFGVVSLVEAFHNTSIKNTHLKICGRGDSEEIIKSYAAKDERIVFLGQLPNTEAVKLQKRATVLVNPRQNNEEFTKYSFPSKNMEYLLTGRPVIAYKLDGIPDEYDNYFHYVEDDSIDSFTNKIEEILLMDEKNRSDFGNRARSYVLNEKNNISASKKIIDMIQKSRSR encoded by the coding sequence ATGGATGTTTTGTTTTTAGGTGGAGTTTTTGATAACACAATGGAAAAAGAGATTCTTAAAAAATCAAAAGGTACAGTACACTATGCTGCTAATAAACTTCAGTGGAATCTTATTGAGGGTTTACTTGCAATAAACAACTTGAATCTTGAGATATTATCAGCACCTTTTATCGGCACTTTCCCTAAAGAGTATGAAGATATTCAATATAAAGGACAGAAATCTATTTATAAAAATGTAGTTGAGAGTAATTATGTTGGTTTTAATAATACATGGGGATATAGGAGTGTCTCTAGGAAAAACAATTTAATTAAAGGCATTAAAAGCTTTGCTATTACAAAAGGTGATAATAAGGTAATCATTGTTTATTCTCCTCATACTCCATTTTTACAAGCAGCAGTTTATGCAAAAAAAATTGATCCAACTATACACATATGTTTAGTTGTTCCAGACTTACCTCAATTCATGAATCTGAATGACAAACGAACTTTAATTTACGATAGATTAAAGAAAATCGATATAGATATTTTTGAAAAGAATTCGAAATTTGTAGACTCCTTTGTCTTGTTAACAGAGCCGATGAAAAATATGTTAAACGTAGGAGAAAGGCCATATGTTGTTGTTGAAGGTGCTGTTAAGATAGAAAACAATAACAATGAAGAGGAAAATGATGATTTTCAAAGCACAGATAATATGACTGTGGTTTATACAGGCACACTAAATAAGAAATTCGGTGTAGTAAGTCTAGTTGAAGCCTTTCACAATACGAGTATCAAAAATACTCATCTCAAAATATGTGGCAGAGGAGATTCAGAAGAAATTATTAAGAGTTATGCAGCTAAAGATGAAAGGATTGTTTTTTTAGGTCAATTACCAAATACAGAAGCGGTCAAGCTTCAAAAAAGAGCAACTGTACTTGTAAACCCTAGACAGAACAATGAAGAGTTTACTAAATACTCATTCCCATCAAAAAATATGGAGTATCTATTAACGGGTAGGCCTGTAATCGCATATAAATTAGATGGTATACCTGACGAATATGATAATTACTTTCACTATGTTGAAGATGATTCGATAGATAGTTTTACCAATAAAATTGAAGAAATTTTGTTAATGGATGAAAAAAACCGAAGTGACTTTGGAAACAGAGCTAGATCTTATGTATTGAATGAGAAAAACAACATATCTGCAAGCAAAAAAATAATAGATATGATTCAAAAGAGTAGGAGTAGATAG
- a CDS encoding polysaccharide biosynthesis protein yields MFKNKTLLITGGTGSFGNAVMKRFLDTDIKEIRIFSRDEKKQDDMRKLYKNDKLKFYIGDVRDLSSVKNAMHGVDYIFHAAALKQVPSCEFFPLEAVKTNVLGTDNVLTGAIEMGVKKVICLSTDKAAYPINAMGISKAMMEKVFVAKAKTVDPDRTLICGTRYGNVMASRGSVIPLFIDQIKNGQPLTVTDPNMTRFLMSLEEAVELVVFAFQNAEAGDIMVQKSPASTVGDLAQAIKELFKADNEIKVIGTRHGEKLYETLLTKEEHVVAKDMGGFYRVPADKRDLNYDKYFVEGDQKLSSEEEYNSHNTERLNIEQIKEKLLQLDYVREELESWDK; encoded by the coding sequence ATGTTTAAAAATAAAACTTTATTAATAACAGGTGGAACGGGATCTTTTGGAAATGCAGTTATGAAAAGATTCTTAGATACAGATATAAAAGAAATCCGTATTTTTTCTCGTGATGAGAAGAAACAAGATGATATGAGAAAACTCTATAAAAACGACAAATTAAAATTTTATATAGGCGATGTTAGAGATCTTTCAAGTGTTAAGAATGCGATGCATGGAGTTGACTATATCTTTCACGCAGCTGCTCTTAAACAAGTACCTTCTTGTGAGTTTTTTCCTCTTGAAGCTGTTAAGACCAATGTGCTTGGTACAGATAATGTACTAACAGGTGCAATCGAAATGGGAGTTAAAAAAGTCATTTGCCTATCTACTGATAAAGCTGCCTACCCAATAAATGCAATGGGTATTTCCAAAGCTATGATGGAGAAAGTATTTGTTGCAAAAGCAAAGACCGTTGATCCTGACAGAACACTGATCTGCGGAACGAGATATGGCAATGTAATGGCTTCAAGAGGGTCAGTAATTCCGTTGTTTATTGATCAGATTAAAAATGGACAACCACTAACGGTTACAGATCCGAATATGACAAGGTTTCTAATGAGTCTCGAAGAGGCAGTTGAGCTTGTTGTATTTGCTTTCCAAAATGCTGAAGCTGGGGACATCATGGTTCAAAAGTCACCTGCGTCTACAGTAGGAGATTTAGCTCAAGCTATCAAAGAGCTTTTCAAAGCAGATAATGAGATCAAAGTCATTGGAACTCGTCACGGAGAGAAGCTTTACGAAACCCTTCTTACAAAAGAAGAACACGTGGTAGCAAAAGATATGGGTGGATTTTATAGAGTACCTGCTGATAAGAGAGACTTAAACTATGACAAGTACTTCGTTGAAGGAGATCAAAAACTTTCTTCAGAAGAAGAATATAATTCACACAACACAGAAAGGCTTAACATAGAACAGATTAAAGAAAAGTTATTACAACTTGATTATGTTAGAGAAGAACTAGAAAGTTGGGATAAATAA
- a CDS encoding capsular polysaccharide biosynthesis protein CapF, whose amino-acid sequence MKALVTGAKGFIGKNLIAELKNRKYDDILEFDRDTNPNLLDDYCKEADFVFHLAGVNRPKEQSEFMEGNLGFTSDLLNSLKKHKNTCPVMISSSIQAEFDNPYGESKKAGEDLLFSYSEETGAKVLVYRFSNVFGKWCKPNYNSAVATFCNNVAHDLPIQVNDPSVVMNLVYIDDVVNELIDALEGKENKAGEFCEVSVVHTVTLGEIVDLIYSFKKSREDRSVPNMEDKFTKKLYSTYLSYLPEDKFSYGLKMKVDQRGSFTEFIKTPDRGQVSVNISKPGITKGNHWHHTKNEKFLVVSGKGVIRFRKIDSEEIIEYFVSGDKMEVVDIPTGYTHNIENLGDTDMVTVMWANEAFDPEKPDTYFLGV is encoded by the coding sequence ATGAAAGCATTAGTAACTGGAGCTAAGGGCTTTATAGGAAAAAACTTAATAGCAGAACTAAAGAATAGAAAGTACGATGATATTCTTGAGTTCGATAGAGATACAAATCCTAATTTATTAGACGATTACTGTAAAGAGGCTGACTTTGTATTCCATCTTGCAGGGGTAAACCGCCCAAAAGAACAATCGGAATTCATGGAAGGAAATTTAGGTTTCACATCCGATTTATTAAACTCTCTTAAAAAGCACAAAAATACCTGCCCTGTAATGATTTCATCATCTATTCAAGCTGAGTTTGATAATCCTTATGGTGAAAGTAAAAAAGCTGGGGAAGACCTTCTGTTTTCTTATAGCGAAGAAACAGGTGCAAAGGTATTAGTTTATAGGTTTTCTAATGTGTTTGGAAAATGGTGTAAACCTAATTACAATAGTGCGGTTGCTACTTTTTGTAACAATGTAGCACATGATCTACCTATTCAAGTGAACGATCCAAGTGTAGTAATGAATCTTGTTTATATAGATGATGTAGTAAATGAGCTTATTGATGCTTTGGAAGGTAAAGAAAATAAAGCCGGAGAGTTCTGTGAAGTATCCGTTGTACACACAGTTACTCTAGGAGAAATTGTCGATTTAATTTATTCCTTCAAGAAAAGTAGAGAAGATAGATCTGTTCCAAATATGGAAGATAAATTTACTAAAAAGTTATATAGCACTTATTTAAGCTACTTACCAGAAGATAAATTTAGTTATGGGCTAAAAATGAAGGTAGATCAGAGAGGGTCTTTTACAGAGTTTATAAAAACCCCAGATAGAGGACAGGTATCAGTAAATATATCAAAACCAGGAATTACAAAAGGTAATCATTGGCACCACACAAAAAATGAAAAATTCTTAGTAGTTAGTGGTAAAGGGGTTATTCGCTTTAGGAAAATAGATTCAGAAGAAATAATAGAGTACTTTGTAAGTGGAGATAAAATGGAAGTCGTAGACATACCTACAGGGTATACACATAATATTGAAAATTTAGGTGATACAGATATGGTTACAGTAATGTGGGCCAATGAAGCTTTTGACCCTGAAAAACCAGACACTTACTTTTTGGGGGTATAA
- the wecB gene encoding non-hydrolyzing UDP-N-acetylglucosamine 2-epimerase, with translation MKKLKVMTVVGTRPEIIRLSAVINKLDESEAIEHVLVHTGQNYDYELNEVFFSDFKLKKPDYFLNAATGTAVETIGNILVKIDPILEEVKPDAFLVLGDTNSCLCAIAAKRKHIPIFHMEAGNRCFDQRVPEETNRKIVDHTADINLTYSDIAREYLLREGLPADRVIKTGSPMFEVLNSRKDDIEKSDVLERLGLKKGKYFVVSAHREENINSEENFMDLVDTLNTIAEKYQMPLIVSTHPRTRRMIEAKGIDFNPLVKTMKPLGFNDYVKLQKYAKAVLSDSGTISEESSILGFKALNIRQAHERPEAMEEASVMMVGLKKDRILQGLEVLETQDKDTLRLVGDYSMPNVSDKVVRIILSYTDYVNRVVWGIRLINTREGIK, from the coding sequence ATGAAAAAATTAAAAGTTATGACAGTTGTAGGCACTAGACCAGAAATTATAAGACTGTCAGCTGTTATCAATAAATTAGATGAATCAGAAGCGATTGAACATGTTCTTGTTCATACAGGTCAGAACTATGATTATGAACTTAATGAAGTGTTTTTTAGTGATTTTAAACTAAAGAAACCAGACTATTTTTTAAATGCTGCTACAGGAACAGCAGTAGAGACAATTGGAAATATTCTGGTGAAGATTGATCCTATCCTTGAAGAAGTTAAGCCTGATGCATTCTTAGTGCTCGGAGATACAAATAGCTGCTTATGTGCGATAGCAGCTAAGAGAAAGCATATTCCAATTTTCCATATGGAAGCTGGAAATAGATGCTTTGATCAGAGGGTTCCAGAAGAGACGAACAGAAAGATTGTAGATCATACTGCAGATATTAACTTAACATATAGTGATATTGCTAGAGAATATCTTTTAAGAGAAGGTCTTCCTGCAGATAGAGTAATTAAAACAGGTAGCCCTATGTTTGAGGTCCTTAATTCAAGAAAAGATGATATCGAGAAATCAGATGTACTTGAAAGATTAGGGCTTAAAAAAGGCAAATACTTTGTAGTGTCTGCTCACAGGGAAGAAAACATTAATTCAGAAGAAAACTTTATGGATTTAGTAGACACATTAAATACAATTGCTGAAAAATATCAAATGCCATTAATAGTGAGTACACATCCAAGAACAAGAAGAATGATTGAAGCTAAAGGAATTGATTTTAATCCATTGGTAAAGACGATGAAACCTCTTGGGTTTAATGACTATGTAAAACTTCAGAAGTATGCTAAGGCTGTTTTAAGTGATAGCGGGACAATTAGTGAAGAATCATCAATTCTTGGGTTTAAGGCACTGAATATCAGACAAGCTCATGAGCGACCTGAGGCTATGGAAGAAGCATCAGTTATGATGGTAGGACTTAAGAAAGATAGAATTCTTCAGGGGCTAGAAGTATTAGAGACACAAGATAAAGATACTTTGAGATTAGTTGGAGATTATAGCATGCCAAATGTATCTGATAAGGTAGTGAGAATTATTTTATCTTATACAGATTATGTAAATAGAGTGGTTTGGGGGATTAGATTGATAAACACTAGAGAAGGGATTAAATGA
- a CDS encoding EpsG family protein, producing MVHLVFLGALFCTIPELNKKYPFRFFTFAILFMFMALRYDYGNDYMSYLDIHTSINAGLYAWGADDTLFRILNIAVPNFFVMIALISLFYLIVVWYLLKINLKVSQYWFAVLILLINPYLFLIHLSALRQTLALCIFVFAVNFAVKRKLIPYAICILLATGMHSSAIILFPMYFFLTEKPFNKKYLLITIVGLGLLLLTPLFDIIANNVLDYLPNQYKFYYNQGLQNSIRATIISSFYLLLIAFNLGKLRGKEIIYGKLSLIATILSVLAIKVSMITRIGMYFELFLIITIPHIFNRIERKIYKQILFTVLIGIYLLRYYSFFTNPLWESFREYQTILGR from the coding sequence ATGGTACATTTAGTATTTTTAGGTGCTCTATTTTGCACAATCCCAGAACTGAATAAAAAATACCCATTTAGATTTTTCACTTTTGCTATACTCTTTATGTTTATGGCTTTAAGGTATGACTATGGAAATGATTATATGTCTTATTTAGATATTCATACTTCGATAAATGCTGGACTATATGCTTGGGGAGCAGATGATACATTATTTAGAATTTTAAACATTGCAGTACCTAATTTTTTTGTTATGATAGCTCTTATTAGTCTGTTTTACCTAATAGTAGTTTGGTATCTTTTAAAGATTAATTTGAAGGTTAGTCAGTACTGGTTTGCAGTTTTAATATTACTAATTAATCCATATCTATTTTTAATTCATTTGTCAGCTTTAAGACAAACTCTAGCTCTATGTATCTTTGTTTTTGCTGTTAATTTTGCAGTTAAACGGAAATTGATTCCATATGCAATATGTATATTATTGGCAACTGGAATGCATTCAAGTGCAATTATTTTATTTCCAATGTATTTTTTTCTAACAGAAAAACCATTTAACAAAAAATATTTGCTTATCACAATTGTTGGTTTAGGGCTATTACTTCTTACACCTTTATTTGACATAATAGCAAATAATGTATTGGATTACCTTCCAAATCAATATAAGTTTTACTATAATCAAGGGTTGCAAAATAGTATTAGAGCTACAATAATTTCGAGTTTTTATTTACTTTTGATAGCATTTAATTTAGGTAAGTTGAGAGGGAAAGAAATAATATACGGAAAATTATCTTTGATAGCTACAATTTTATCAGTGTTAGCTATTAAAGTTTCAATGATCACGAGGATTGGTATGTATTTTGAATTGTTTTTAATCATAACAATTCCTCACATCTTTAATAGAATAGAAAGAAAAATATATAAACAAATACTTTTCACGGTATTAATTGGAATATATTTACTTAGATACTATTCTTTTTTCACAAATCCTTTGTGGGAAAGTTTTAGAGAATACCAGACAATTTTAGGGAGGTAG
- a CDS encoding glycosyltransferase family 4 protein yields the protein MNILWLINIPLPEASQLMGENPSPFGGWLINASKDLANKEDVELAITFPSNKANKFRELKGKTIKYYPFIPVKENDNKVIEYNESFETLLNNLKPDIVHIYGTEIAHTLSMVNMCKKLGVETIISIQGLVSVYAQHIYANLPFSAVYGFTIRNVLRKDSVYLHKKTFELRGENEVESLENTNHIIGRTTWDKACSNQINPKANYHFCNETLREEFYKHQWSINDCEKHSIFLSQGQYPIKGLHYMLEAMPIILKKFPGAKVYISGKDITKSDSIKDKLLLTYYGKYIRKMISSLGLEEKVVFTGPLDEQKMCQRYLKSNVFVCPSSIENSPNSLGEAMVLGVPCVASDVGGVSDMLKHKEEGFVYQTDAPYMLAHYVCEIFENEDLALKFSKNAREHALTTHDRDANTRRLIEIYEEITGENLKKVE from the coding sequence ATGAATATCCTGTGGCTAATCAATATACCTTTACCAGAAGCAAGTCAATTAATGGGAGAGAATCCATCACCATTTGGTGGTTGGTTAATAAATGCATCAAAAGATTTAGCAAATAAGGAAGATGTGGAACTAGCTATCACATTTCCTAGTAATAAAGCTAATAAATTTAGAGAATTAAAAGGTAAAACGATAAAGTACTACCCGTTTATCCCAGTTAAAGAAAACGACAATAAAGTTATTGAATATAATGAATCGTTTGAAACGTTATTAAATAATCTAAAGCCAGATATTGTACATATCTATGGAACTGAGATAGCTCATACGCTTTCTATGGTTAACATGTGTAAAAAACTTGGAGTAGAAACTATCATATCAATACAAGGCCTTGTGTCAGTATACGCACAACATATTTATGCAAATCTACCATTTAGCGCTGTATATGGTTTTACTATTCGAAATGTATTAAGAAAAGATAGCGTATACCTGCATAAAAAGACTTTTGAGCTTAGAGGCGAAAATGAGGTAGAGTCTTTAGAAAATACAAATCATATCATTGGTAGAACTACATGGGACAAAGCATGTTCAAACCAAATAAATCCAAAGGCTAATTATCATTTTTGTAATGAAACACTTAGAGAAGAATTTTATAAACATCAATGGTCTATAAATGATTGCGAAAAGCATTCAATCTTTTTAAGTCAAGGGCAGTACCCAATTAAAGGATTACACTATATGTTAGAAGCAATGCCAATTATATTAAAAAAATTTCCTGGAGCAAAGGTATATATAAGTGGAAAAGATATAACAAAATCAGATTCCATTAAAGATAAATTATTACTGACATATTACGGTAAGTATATAAGGAAAATGATTAGTAGTTTAGGTTTAGAAGAAAAGGTTGTATTTACTGGTCCCCTCGATGAACAAAAAATGTGCCAAAGATATTTAAAGTCAAATGTATTTGTTTGCCCTTCATCGATAGAAAATAGTCCTAATTCTTTAGGAGAAGCGATGGTATTGGGTGTTCCATGTGTTGCATCAGACGTTGGTGGTGTCTCAGATATGCTTAAGCATAAAGAAGAAGGATTTGTTTATCAAACGGATGCACCTTATATGCTAGCCCATTATGTATGTGAGATTTTTGAAAACGAAGATTTGGCTTTAAAGTTCTCTAAAAACGCTAGAGAACATGCTTTAACAACACATGATAGAGATGCGAATACGAGAAGATTGATTGAGATATATGAAGAAATAACAGGTGAAAATTTAAAGAAGGTGGAATAA
- a CDS encoding glycosyltransferase family 4 protein, which produces MKKKYLFISNMAAPYQVKFCYSLQEYFDTEFWFYEYIDETRPDWWKIPLGDKCKIMKASGKFPKVGYFSFGLFIDMLRFKPDIVVLGGFMKWHILVLHFAKFLGAKVAVMSEPLRYVSNDDQGSADLFTKINSSRKIKLIKKLFEKVDLYIGMGEVAKNQFLEEFGFPEDKVTSLSYPQDIEEYYNHPLRVKKLGDPITLLFANRLVERYQPLMALEVLRRISLKYPNIKMLMNASGSQKEQCVEFIEKNNLTNIEFLDKIDSWNDMHLIYKRSDILILPCVYSNGNGTIIEARASGMGIVISNQINNIERHSKNGKNCFICNLDIDEFEKAVSKYINNLDLLVEHGKLSRELVKYRRNDYTAKKYFEVFQEHDLVD; this is translated from the coding sequence TTGAAGAAAAAATATCTTTTTATAAGTAATATGGCGGCTCCATATCAAGTTAAGTTTTGTTATTCGCTTCAAGAATATTTTGATACTGAATTTTGGTTTTATGAATATATAGATGAAACGAGACCTGATTGGTGGAAAATACCGTTAGGTGACAAATGTAAAATAATGAAAGCATCAGGAAAATTTCCGAAAGTAGGCTATTTCTCTTTTGGTTTATTCATCGACATGCTTCGATTCAAACCAGATATTGTAGTACTAGGTGGATTTATGAAATGGCATATTTTAGTTCTTCACTTCGCAAAATTTTTAGGTGCTAAAGTAGCGGTGATGAGTGAACCATTAAGATATGTAAGTAATGACGATCAAGGATCTGCAGATTTATTTACAAAAATTAATTCTTCAAGAAAGATTAAGTTAATAAAAAAATTGTTTGAAAAAGTCGATCTTTATATTGGCATGGGAGAGGTTGCTAAGAATCAGTTTTTAGAGGAGTTTGGCTTCCCTGAGGATAAAGTAACAAGTTTGTCATATCCTCAAGATATAGAGGAGTATTATAATCACCCCTTGAGAGTGAAGAAATTAGGAGACCCTATTACATTATTATTTGCTAATAGACTTGTTGAGAGATATCAGCCTTTAATGGCTCTTGAAGTACTAAGAAGGATCTCCTTAAAGTATCCAAATATAAAAATGTTGATGAATGCAAGCGGATCTCAAAAAGAGCAGTGTGTGGAATTTATTGAAAAAAACAATCTAACTAATATAGAATTCTTGGATAAAATTGACTCTTGGAATGACATGCATCTTATTTATAAAAGGTCAGATATTCTTATTTTACCGTGTGTTTATTCAAATGGAAATGGAACAATAATTGAAGCGAGAGCTTCAGGAATGGGAATTGTGATTAGTAATCAGATAAATAATATTGAAAGACACTCCAAGAATGGAAAAAATTGTTTTATATGCAACCTAGATATTGATGAATTTGAAAAAGCAGTATCTAAATATATTAATAATTTAGATCTTCTAGTAGAGCATGGGAAGTTAAGTAGGGAACTTGTTAAATATAGAAGGAATGATTATACAGCAAAAAAATACTTTGAAGTATTTCAAGAGCATGATCTTGTTGATTAA